The Flammeovirga yaeyamensis genome segment GGTTATACTTTCGATATGAACGAAGTTAAATTTGTAAAAAACTTGAGACTATATGTTTCAGGACAAAATCTATTTGTCATCACAAACTACTCTGGTTACGACCCAGAAGTTAATGCTCCTTCGGGAGGTACTCAAGTTCCTCCTATTGGCATTGACTATAACAACTACCCTGCTGCCAGAACATTCATAGGCGGTTTATCAGTTGAATTTTAATCCTCTCTTTTTACTAAAACGAAACAATCATGACAAAAAATAAATGGATCAAGATTTTTGCAATGGCTTCACTAATCGGAGCTTCAGCTTGTACTAACCTTGACGAAGATCTTCATAGCTCAGTGACGGATGAGTATTTCCAAAATCCTGAGAATTTAGCCACTGCCGTAGCACCGATTTATGCTTCACTTAGAAGTTTCTATCATCATGAAAACTATTGGGGTTTTAATCAAGTTTCCTCTGATGAAACGCTTGTTCCTACAAGAGGAGGTGACTGGTATGATGGTGGAAAATGGCTGCAATTAAATGCACATACTTGGGATGCTACTCATCCTCACTTACCTGGTTTATGGAATGCTCCTTACACTGGTATTGCTAGAGCGAATGGTTTATTAGAAACTTTAGAATCTTTTAATGAAACGGATGATATTAAATCAACTAAAGCAGAAGTACGTTTCCTTAGAGCTTATTATTACTTCGTTTTAATGGATATGTTTGGTAATGTACCATTAGTTTTAGTATCAAAGCACGATGGTGATACTCCAGCATCTTCTCGTCCTGAACTGACTCAATTTATCATTGATGAATTAGAAGCTGTAAAAGATATTTTACCTGCTTCACCTGCATATGCTAGAGTGGGCCAAGGTGCAGCTTATGGTTTATTGGCAAAGATTTATTTAAATGCTGGTGTCTATTTACAAGATGGTTCAACTGTTGTTGCTCCAACTACCGCTCAATTGGACAAGGTGATTGAATATACATCCAAAGTAGAAACCTTAGGTTACAGCCTCTATTCTTCTTACCTAGAAACATTCAAATTAGGGAATGAAGAAGGGAATACAGATTATATCTTTAGTATCACTTATACTGCAGATGATCCACTAGGTAACCATGGTAATTCATGGGGTGTTCATTACGATACTTATAAAGTGAAAGGTGTTGAATGGGCAGTTCCATCAAAATGGAATGGTTTCTCGATAATGACTGATCGATATGAATCATTTAGTGATGATGATTTGAGAAAGGATCAGTTCTACACTGAATTTGAATCTGTAAGTGGCGATATCGTTCAACACGAACCGGAGTTACCATTATTTGATGCGAATAAAACACAAGGTGTTCGTTTGATGAAGTGGGAGCCTGATGCTGGTGCAGTGGGCGTTTCTTGGGGTGGATGGTCAGGTAACGACTTCCCTATCCTACGTTATGCAGATATTTTATTAATGCATGCTGAGGCATTGGCTCGTAAAGGGGATCCAGGAACTGCGATGCAAATCATCAATACATTAAGAACAGAAGGTGGTCGTTTTAAAAGTGGTTCTGCTATTGCAGATGCAAACACTCATTATGCTCAGCTATTATCTGATGGTAAAGTTGAGAATGAATTAGACTTCATCTTAATGGAAAGAGGTTGGGAATTATGTTGGGAAGGTGTAAGAAGACAAGACCTTATCCGTTTCGGCAAATACCTAGATGTATGGCAAAACAAGCAAATGGAGAATGATCCTGATGCTTTTGAATTAAGAATGAATGATCAAGATGTTGAATATCAGTTCTGGTTACCTTCTCAAGGCAAACCATCTGATGGTACGAAAAGGTATTTATTCCCAATACCTCCAACTCAGGTTGCTACCAACCCAAATCTTGATCAGAATACAGGTTATTAATTTCTTAAAAAGGAAAAAAGATCCGCATTTACTTTATTATTGAGATAAATTCAGACACCATCGAATTCTGTTCGATGGTGTTTTTTTTATTCGTTTTTTAGATGAAGATCCACTAATTAATTTCAAACTGAGCAAACAGAGCCATATGATCTGTCGGCCAAATGCCTAACGGAGACACAATACTATCCTCTGTGACTTCACTTACTACTTTATTATAGGCAATAGATGCTCTCGGACCTATCAAATACGTTTTCTCACATCTGATATTTTGAGAAGGATTGTAGAATATATAATCAATTCTATCCCTATCATCTGATTTTGGTGCCCAAACTAATTTAGAAAAATCAACATCCGGATTATATACAGGAAATGTAAAACCAGGGTGAGATATTGGGTTAGGATACTGTTCTCTATAAACATCTTTAAAATTATTATCCTCTAATTCTTTGGTACAAGTCCATGGGATCACCAACCCATTATGTTCATATTTATGCTTATTCGCCTCGACCCAATCTAAGTGTGACGCCTCATTGAAGTCTCCAGCTAAAATCACTAACCTACCTTTACCCATTTCTTTTTTAGCATCAGTTATAAATAGTTTTATCGCTTCAATTCTCTTCGATCGATTATTGTAGTTTAGAATAGAATCTTTATCAAATATAGGAGCCTTCAATTCCTCCCATGTGCTTCCATCATATCCTCTTGGTAAATAAATTGCACAATTTCTGTAATCTAAATGAGCTGAATAAAAAGCTATTTCCTGATGATTATAATTAATTATAGCTTTAGTAATGGATCCCCTATCGTCTTTTACCGGATAAAACATTTCCTGCTTAACTATGGGATATTTTGATAAAATACCTGAATCTTGACTGCTATCCATATAACATGTGAAGCCCTCTTGCTTTAAATCTTCTACCATACGTTTTGCTAAAGAACTTTTATTATAGTTTCTAACCTCGCTTAAAGCAATAATATCAGCTTCTGAATTGATAATCTCTGTAATTATCGCTTCATATCCATTAGGGACAACCGTCCCTTCTTGCCATATATTAAATTGAAGGACTTTTATGTTATATGATGATGATTGAGAACAAAAGGTAAAAAATAAAACCCCTAAGAATAAGGATAATAAGGTGTTTGTTTTCATGATAATGGATTCTAGTATTGTTGTTATCGATCGACGAAAAAAAAATATTTTTTTCAAAAAAAATCAAACTTGAATTGTACAAATTTTAAGCAAAATAAGTACATTTTTCAGAAAATCATACACTATTTTCAACCGATTGCACCCCATTTTTTATTAAAAATTGTCCTTCTATCTATTTCCGAAACCGATTGAAATTGTATTTATTACGCTTTTAAGTAGTTTTATCAAAATAATACAATTTTAACTATTTTCACATCTATATATCCACTTTATAATATTTGTAAAATACGAATGTATGTCGTACTATTGTAATGTAATATGAAATGAAAAACAGTCGAATACATAATAATAATGACGTATTTGACAAATATGAAAATGAAATAAAATTCTTTAATCAAACTCTCTTATTGTCCATCTTAAAAGAGTGATATAATAATAATACAATTATAAAAAATATGGCGGGTTGTAAGTAAAACTTTTGTCTATGGTTTTACAAGCGGTGTCAGAGGGTGCATGCTCTCTGACATTCCCCAAAAAATCGAAGTGTTTAACACTTCAACCTTCTTACTATAAGTTGCAATCTAATTAATAAGATATTCTCTTCTTTGCTTCGGCAATGCGGTACTCGTTAAGATACATCTTAACCCGTATAAGAGATCATCCAGACTTCCACTGATGGATTTAATTAGTTTCGGCTCAATTTTGAGCGCGGGGACACTCTCCCGCCATACTTATAGACAAGTCTCCTATACCTTTCGGGGTATAGGGGTACTTGTCAAGAATTTAGATTATAAAAAAAGCTGTGTATCTCTACACAGCTTTTTTTGTATATCATTACTTGCTTAACCCTCACAAGACACGCAACCATCATCAGTTACATTCATCTGAGTTCTAAGGATACTTTCGCTTCTTTGGTAATAAAGTGTCTTCACCCCTAACGCATGTGCTTCTAATAACACTGCGTTAATATCCTTTACAGGAGTATTTGGAGGGAAGTTCAAGTTCAAGCTTTGTGATTGATCTAAGAATTGCTGACGTAAAGCAGCTTGACGAACAATCTGCATTTGATTAATCTCCTTAAATGTCAAGAATAGTTCTTTCTCTTCATCAGTTAAGCCATTGATGTTTTGAACAGAACCACCATCAGCAAGAATTTGTTTCCAAACTTCGTCTTCATTCAATCCTTTTTCTTCAAGTAGTTCTACTAGAAGTTTATTCTTTCTTGAGAACACTCCTTTTGCAGAATCCATTACATAATAGTTACTTGCCAAAGGTTCAATACCTGTACTGTAACCACCTGCAATTAATGCGTTTGAAGTTGTTGGTGCAACAGTTAAAAGAGTAGCGTTTCTACGTCCCGTATCCATCATCACTTTAGGTTCTCCATAGGCGTTAGCCAATTTTTCAGAAGCTCTAATAGATTGCTCTTTAATCTGTTTGAAGATAATTCTTGTCCAAGAATCAGCTGCAATACCTACAAAAGGAATTTTCTTCTTTTGTAAGAAACTGTGCCATCCAAGAACACCTAAGCCAAGAGCTCTATGATTTTTAGCAAAGTTCACGGCTCTTTGCATGTGCTCGATGTCTTTGGCTTTATCAATAAATTCTTCCATTACAGCGTCCAAGAAGAAAATAGCTGTTTCAACTACATCTGTATCTTTCCACTCGTCGTATCTCACTAAGTTTAGTGATGATAAACAACAAACAAAAGATTCTTCTTCGTTAGATGGAAGCATAATTTCTGAACAAAGGTTAGAAGCCTTAATTTCAAAACCTTGGTCTTTATACCATCTAGGTCTTTGATTATTGGCATTGTCCTTATACATGATGTAAGGAATACCTTTTTCAATTCTAGACTTAATCACTTTTGCCCATACTTCACGAGATCTTCTGTCACCTGATCTAACATTATCAATAAAATTGTCAGATACAGTTACGCCCATGAATATATTTTGAATACTTTTCCCAACGTCTTTAATCGTCAAGAACTCATCAATATCACCATGTTCTACATCCAAGTAAGCGGCAAGCATACCTCTTCTTGTACTTCCTTGATTTGTACCATTAATTACTGAATCGTACATTTCAAGGAATGGATAAACACCATTTGATGTCCCATTATTTGTGATTTTTGCACCTCTAGGTCTAACATCAGACATGTTAATTGATGTACCACCACCAATTTTAGACATCATCATGACTTCGCCCAAAGAAGCACCTATTCCAGCAATACTATCTGGAATATAACTACCAAAACAACTAATAGGTAAACCTCTTTCGGTTCCCATATTAGACCAAACTGGAGAAGCAGGACATAAATAGTTATTCCAAATCGCATCAAAGAACCTCTTTTCGAAATCGGGCCTTTTTAAACGACTTGCGGCTGCCTTAGCGATACGAGTAACTGCATCTCTTACAGTTTCTCCTTCTAGTAAATAACCATTTTGTAAAGTTTGAAGACCTTCTTTTGTCATCCATTTTGGATTTGCTTCAAGATTAGAGGCCTCGGTAGTTAATGTAATTTCAGACATGTTGTGTATGAGGGTGTAGAAATAAGAGTATCAATTTATTATTTAGAAAAGATCATCAGCAGTTACTGATTGTGTCTTTTTAGTATATTCTGTAGGTCTTACAGCGAAGAAATCGTCGTGTGCTAAACCAAATACTTCTTCATCGAACCATTGCATTTTCTTCAATGTTTCTTTATCAACTTCAAAGATAGGTTTTAGACCAATTTCGCTTAAACTTTTATTCAGACGATCTCTCATGAAGTGAACTAAATGTTCTATTGGTAAAAATTCCAACTCACCATCTTCAAAAATACCATTCAGCAACCTTACTTCCACATCGTGAGAAATTTTTGCTGCTTCATAGATACGATCTTGAAGTTCTTTAGTATTCAACTCAGGGTATTCAGCAATCATCGTATTGTATAACCACATACCTGCACGTGCATGAGAGTTTTCATCCTTAGCAGACCACTTGATAATGTTACCAATACCTTTAAGTTGATTTTTGAATTTTTTATAGGACAGTAAAATAGCGAACTGAGAGAATAAGTTTACATTTTCAGTAAAACACGAGAAAATTGCAATACTCTGTAATAGGTCGTGCGGTTGGGCATTTCCATTTTTATCCACAGTTACCTGAGAGAGCATTTCAAGACGTTCCATAGCAGTCTCGTCTTCTAAGAATGCCTCAAAATTGTCCAAATCCAACAACTCGTTTAAACGTGCATATGCAGATGCGTGACGAGCTTCATTTTCAGCAAAAGTAATGGCCATTGCCTTAATTTCTGGCTTAGGTATAAACTGACCAATCACCCCCCAAAAATCATCCTGAACATTAGTTTCAGTTTGGGCAAACGTTTTCAGGATGTTACCAATAACATCTCTTTCTTGATCTGTTAAATTGGTTTTGAACTGCTGAATATCTGCATCAAAGTTTACTTCGGAGTGAATCCAGAAAGTTTGGTGAATAGCGTCAATAAAATCTTGTGCCTTTGGGTATTCAAAGGGTTTGTAAGCTACACGTTTATCTAATAAGCTCATCTTTTGGATGTTTTTTTAATACAACTAATGAAAACATATAAATGTTCTCATTGAACAACACAATGCTTTATTTTCTTTATAAGCTGACGGAAAAGCCCAGGCATCAAATTGATTTACTCAGACAGTTCTTTTACTCCCCATTATCCCGATGGAGGTTACAAGCAACAACTTAGGCAGGTCTTCTGACTAAACTATAATATAATTTTGATTCAACCTTCCCACATTTAAAATGCAGTGGATTTTTCGAATTCATTTTCATAGTATTACAGCTGCGGGTACAGTACAGGCCTCTCACCTGTTTCCCTTTTCACCAAAGCAAAATGCAAATTGCTTTAAGCACCTTCGTCATAACAAATAAATGGCCTTTTATTGATAATAGCAAACATTTTCTAACATAGTTTTTGTTAAAAAAAATCCCACAAAATTAGTTGCATTTTGCTTGACTCATTTAAAAAAAATGATAAGAGGTAAAGACACTCAAATTGACATTTAATTGCATTTTTTTAATATCAATATTTTAAAGGTATATGAAATAATTTTGTAATACTTGAATTAAAAAAAAGTGTAAGACACACACAATAAATCAAAAACCTTTCTTATACTTGGATAACGTCTATATACGTATTCATTAATCTCATTTTAAAATGGACTAATCTAAGTTACTCTGTTTACAACTCAATTATATTTTAGTGTCATTAATTTTAAGATTGATTAAATCTACTTGTAAAATTCAAACAATTATTAAATTATACTTGATTTTTGAGGAATTAATCAATATGAATTACATTAAAACGCTTCTCCGAAGGTTAAATATAAACCAGAACTTTTTTCTGATCCAATTCCATAATCTACTCGAATAGAAGCTTTGTCCTTTTTATTAATCAAAAATCTTAATCCGCCACCTCCTGCAAACTTAAAACCTTGGCTATCAAAATTTTCGTAAGTCGAAAAAACATTTGCCGTTCCAATGAAGGCTGTCATCCCAATTCTCCAGAATAAATGTTGTCTAAATTCAGATTGTAATGCCACCATTTTTTGGTCTCTCCAACGGCCTTCATAAACACCTCTCATCATGTTTAATCCGCCCATCAAAGCCATCTCTCTAAAAGGAGTATTATCACCAAAAGTTTGTTTCGTTAAACCCTGAAAAGCTAACACAGAAGTACCTTCTTTTTCTCTACTTAAATCAAAATATTTTCTGAGATCTAATGTCAATACATTAAAATTATAATCACTACCAAATATACTATTGTATACTTCAAAGCGACCTTCAATAAAAAATCCTTCTTTGGGAGAAAGTACCAGATCCCTTGTATCCCATTTATAAGTAGTCCCTAATCCAGATACGCTACCCCCTTCATATCCTGGCAAAGTGGTAATATCTGCTGGAGTACCATCTTTTTTTGGACCTAAACTAATATCCCAATAATTGGCATAACGCAATTGTAGACCTAGGAACATTTTCTCTTTTAATTTCTTCAAGATTTGTTGCCTAAAGTCGATCTTACTCCAATCTACCAATTGCTCATCCTCGTTCGAAGTAGTACTTCCTACACCATAATATTTCTCAGGATATTTTGAATGCTCCCAAGTACCTTCTAACAACCAATCTTCATTTTTAGTGAAAATTGTATGTTCTAATTTAAGACGAAGCTGATTTTCTAATGTGTAAAATCCAATAAATGTAGCATTCGACGGTCTTGTACCAAAAGTAGCATCAGGCATTTTAAACTGAAAAACAGATAATACGCCGAATTCCCAACTTGTTTCTTGTGCATAAGCCGGATAAGGAAAAGCGGTTATTTGATGTTTATAAACTGTATCTCTTTCATTTAAATTTTGTGCATGACATGTAATCACCGAAATAAATAAATGAAGTAAGCATAGTCTAAAAAATAGTCTCATATCAGTTGGTTTGCTTGTTCAATGAATGAATAGAATAATTTAAGTGCAAGATACTATAATATAAATTGACATCGTAATAATATTTTTTAAGGATCTACCCTTCTTCTATGAATATCAAATGATAGAACCTTTTAATATATTTTCTATTGAGAATTATAAACATCCCCTCCTTTTGAGAAGTTTTAAAATAGTATTAGATTAAAAATTAGTTGAGAATTTTTCAAGTTTACATTTCTAAAGAGTATGGGTTTTATTGCAATTGATTTTGAAACAGCGAATGATAAAAAAACAAGTTCTTGCTCTATCGGTCTTGCTGTGGTTGAAAATCAAGAAATTATTGATACACAACACCACCTTATTCAACCTTTTCCGAACTACTATTTTGATAAAAATATATCCATTCATGGTATCACTCCAGAAATGACATTCGATGCACCTACATTTGACAACGTATGGGGTGATCTTTCGAATTTACTGACAAAATACCCTCTAGTGGCACATAACGCAGGTTTCGACATGAATGTGCTATTAAGTTCATTACAAGTTTATGGAACACACCTGCCTTCTATTTCTTTTTTCTGTTCATTGGTGATGGCAAGAAAAGCCTTCCCTGGATTACCTAGTTATGGACTTGCCAATCTTTCCAGACATTTTGATATACAATTGAACCATCATAATGCAGAAAGCGATGCAATGGCGTCTGCAATTATTTGTATCGAAATGCTAAAAGAACACGGCTGCGATTCGCTGGATCAACTAAGCAATAAGTTCAACCATAAAATTGGCAATGTTTCTTCTGATAATGGCTATTCTTCCTACGGAAGTGGTCGACCTTACAAGAAGAGAAAAGAATATGGTTTTAGTGCACCCAAAAATGTAGATCCTAAAAACAGGTTTTACAAGAAATCGGTATGCTTTACAGGGCGGCTAACGGAAATGAATAGAAAAACAGCCATGCAAAAAGTAGTCAATATTGGGGGTTATGTGATTCCTGAGCAGATTTCTCCGCAAACGGATTTTTTAGTCGTAGGTAAACAAGATTACAAGAAGTATGGAGAAGGGTTTAAGTCAACAAAAATACGTCATGCGGAAGCGTATGCAGAACAAGGGTTTCCCATCTTCATTATGGGAGAAAATGAGTTTCTGATGAGTTTCGATGATTAGGCAAGTAAACGCATATTCTTGAAAATGGAAATTTTGATTTTATCTCCTTTATCACCTATCAGATAAAATTTCCTTCGTTTATACAAAAACTCTCCATTAGGCATTTCTTTGACAATTTTTGTGGTAGATTGCTTAATGGTAAAGATGACGTCTTCAATTTTTATTTGAAAGGGTACATTTTCGTAGGGGAAATAGCAAACAATAGATAGGTTTAAATCTTTATTAGTGAGTAGACTTTTAATATACATACAGTTGATTTATAGGGTTTAACGCAATGAGTAATCAATGTTAGCACATTTTACTAACAAATGCTAATATCAATAATCAAAATACCTAGAAAGGGGGATAAGAAAAAAGACTAAACACAATATATCATTGAAAAATTAATATGAATAGACTTTACAATATTTTCTTAATAATCACTTTATTTCTTTCTTCATGTCAAAGTAAAGAACAACCACTTAGGGTGGCTGTATCAGCAAATATGGCTTTTGTGATGAAAGATTTATCAGCTGAGTTTACCAAAAAATACAATATACCTTGTGAGTTAATTATTGGCAGTTCTGGGAAACTGTCTCATCAAATTGAAAATGGAGCACCTTATGATGTATTTATAAGTGCAGACATGAAATACCCTAACCATATATACGAAAAAAATTTAACCACATCTCCACCTAAAATATATGCTGAGGGTGTGCTAGTATTATGGTCAAAAAAACTAAAATCTTTCCATTCCGAAGATATTCTAAATAGCGATCAAGTGGAAAAAATAGCTGTAGCTAACCCTAAGACTGCCCCTTATGGTATTGCAGCAACAATGGCCTGCTCTGAAATCTTATCTAAGAGGAATTATCAAAAAAAGTTGGTGTATGGTGAAAGCATTTCACAGGTAAATCAATATGTAATCAATCAAGCGACAGATATTGGGTTTACATCACTTTTTGTAGTTCAATCTCCAGAGATGAAAGATATAGGATTTTGGATAAAAGTGAATCCTTCTTTATATCGCCCGATCTATCAAGGGGCTGTGGTTATTAAAGATAATAATGAAGAATTAGGAGAAAGGTTTTTAAATTGGTTACTTCACGAAGAAGGTAAAGATATCATCAACACTTATAATCAAAGAGATTGAATCGTTTTACAGGCATTATCACTAGAATAGATGGGCAACAAAATATACATCAATTAAGTATTCAATTAAATGATGTATCCTTTCGGGCACTCATCATAGATCATGAAATCAACCCCATTAATTTTAGTGTAGGTGATAAAGTAGGAGTTATTTTCAAAGATTCTGAGGTTTTTATGGGGAAAGATCATATTGAACATATTAGTATTCAGAATCAAGTAAGTGGAGTAATTAAAAACATAGAAATCGGTGATGTTTTATCAAGAGTTTTTCTTGAAACTTCTATTGGAATGGTATCTTCTTTAATTTCATCATCTTCAGTAAAAAGATTAGACTTTAAAAAAGGAGAAAAGGCCTGTGCTTTTATTAAAACTAATGAAATTATTTTAGAGAAAATATGAATTGGCTTCCGCTATTTATCACTTTCAAATTGGCACTGATCACATCGATAGTTCTACTACTCGTTTGTGTTCCATTGGCCTATAAAATCAGTTCCTATTCTAAATGGAATAGTGCTATTTGGGAAAGCCTTTTTAGTTTACCGCTCGTCTTACCTCCTACAGTTATTGGTTTTTATTTATTACAAGCCTTCAGCCCGAATAATCCCTTTGGAGATTTTGTAAAAAACACGATTGGATTTGAAGTATTATTCTCTTTCGAGGGCCTTGTTTTTGGGTCAATCTTGTATAATTTCCCATTTATGTTTCAACCTATACTCAATGGGTTCAGAAAAATTCCTCAGCAATTATTGCATGCCTCTTATTTGATGGGGAAATCGAAAATCAAGACCTTTTTCCATATTAGTCTTCCTTTTATACAAAAGTCGATTTTAAGTGGATTCATCATGGCTTTTGCACATACAGTGGGAGAATTTGGTGTTGTATTAATGATAGGTGGCAATATCCCTGGATTGACACAAGTAGCTTCAATTGCCATTTATGATCAAGTGGAGATGATGAATTTTGCATCGGCTCATTACTATTCGATTACACTTTTGATATTCTCATTCGTGATTT includes the following:
- the modA gene encoding molybdate ABC transporter substrate-binding protein, whose amino-acid sequence is MNRLYNIFLIITLFLSSCQSKEQPLRVAVSANMAFVMKDLSAEFTKKYNIPCELIIGSSGKLSHQIENGAPYDVFISADMKYPNHIYEKNLTTSPPKIYAEGVLVLWSKKLKSFHSEDILNSDQVEKIAVANPKTAPYGIAATMACSEILSKRNYQKKLVYGESISQVNQYVINQATDIGFTSLFVVQSPEMKDIGFWIKVNPSLYRPIYQGAVVIKDNNEELGERFLNWLLHEEGKDIINTYNQRD
- a CDS encoding endonuclease/exonuclease/phosphatase family protein, translated to MKTNTLLSLFLGVLFFTFCSQSSSYNIKVLQFNIWQEGTVVPNGYEAIITEIINSEADIIALSEVRNYNKSSLAKRMVEDLKQEGFTCYMDSSQDSGILSKYPIVKQEMFYPVKDDRGSITKAIINYNHQEIAFYSAHLDYRNCAIYLPRGYDGSTWEELKAPIFDKDSILNYNNRSKRIEAIKLFITDAKKEMGKGRLVILAGDFNEASHLDWVEANKHKYEHNGLVIPWTCTKELEDNNFKDVYREQYPNPISHPGFTFPVYNPDVDFSKLVWAPKSDDRDRIDYIFYNPSQNIRCEKTYLIGPRASIAYNKVVSEVTEDSIVSPLGIWPTDHMALFAQFEIN
- a CDS encoding ribonucleoside-diphosphate reductase subunit alpha, whose amino-acid sequence is MSEITLTTEASNLEANPKWMTKEGLQTLQNGYLLEGETVRDAVTRIAKAAASRLKRPDFEKRFFDAIWNNYLCPASPVWSNMGTERGLPISCFGSYIPDSIAGIGASLGEVMMMSKIGGGTSINMSDVRPRGAKITNNGTSNGVYPFLEMYDSVINGTNQGSTRRGMLAAYLDVEHGDIDEFLTIKDVGKSIQNIFMGVTVSDNFIDNVRSGDRRSREVWAKVIKSRIEKGIPYIMYKDNANNQRPRWYKDQGFEIKASNLCSEIMLPSNEEESFVCCLSSLNLVRYDEWKDTDVVETAIFFLDAVMEEFIDKAKDIEHMQRAVNFAKNHRALGLGVLGWHSFLQKKKIPFVGIAADSWTRIIFKQIKEQSIRASEKLANAYGEPKVMMDTGRRNATLLTVAPTTSNALIAGGYSTGIEPLASNYYVMDSAKGVFSRKNKLLVELLEEKGLNEDEVWKQILADGGSVQNINGLTDEEKELFLTFKEINQMQIVRQAALRQQFLDQSQSLNLNFPPNTPVKDINAVLLEAHALGVKTLYYQRSESILRTQMNVTDDGCVSCEG
- a CDS encoding TOBE domain-containing protein encodes the protein MNRFTGIITRIDGQQNIHQLSIQLNDVSFRALIIDHEINPINFSVGDKVGVIFKDSEVFMGKDHIEHISIQNQVSGVIKNIEIGDVLSRVFLETSIGMVSSLISSSSVKRLDFKKGEKACAFIKTNEIILEKI
- a CDS encoding exonuclease domain-containing protein, whose product is MGFIAIDFETANDKKTSSCSIGLAVVENQEIIDTQHHLIQPFPNYYFDKNISIHGITPEMTFDAPTFDNVWGDLSNLLTKYPLVAHNAGFDMNVLLSSLQVYGTHLPSISFFCSLVMARKAFPGLPSYGLANLSRHFDIQLNHHNAESDAMASAIICIEMLKEHGCDSLDQLSNKFNHKIGNVSSDNGYSSYGSGRPYKKRKEYGFSAPKNVDPKNRFYKKSVCFTGRLTEMNRKTAMQKVVNIGGYVIPEQISPQTDFLVVGKQDYKKYGEGFKSTKIRHAEAYAEQGFPIFIMGENEFLMSFDD
- the modB gene encoding molybdate ABC transporter permease subunit, whose product is MNWLPLFITFKLALITSIVLLLVCVPLAYKISSYSKWNSAIWESLFSLPLVLPPTVIGFYLLQAFSPNNPFGDFVKNTIGFEVLFSFEGLVFGSILYNFPFMFQPILNGFRKIPQQLLHASYLMGKSKIKTFFHISLPFIQKSILSGFIMAFAHTVGEFGVVLMIGGNIPGLTQVASIAIYDQVEMMNFASAHYYSITLLIFSFVILFLMFILQRKDRVNDTY
- a CDS encoding ribonucleotide-diphosphate reductase subunit beta; the encoded protein is MSLLDKRVAYKPFEYPKAQDFIDAIHQTFWIHSEVNFDADIQQFKTNLTDQERDVIGNILKTFAQTETNVQDDFWGVIGQFIPKPEIKAMAITFAENEARHASAYARLNELLDLDNFEAFLEDETAMERLEMLSQVTVDKNGNAQPHDLLQSIAIFSCFTENVNLFSQFAILLSYKKFKNQLKGIGNIIKWSAKDENSHARAGMWLYNTMIAEYPELNTKELQDRIYEAAKISHDVEVRLLNGIFEDGELEFLPIEHLVHFMRDRLNKSLSEIGLKPIFEVDKETLKKMQWFDEEVFGLAHDDFFAVRPTEYTKKTQSVTADDLF
- a CDS encoding RagB/SusD family nutrient uptake outer membrane protein, with amino-acid sequence MTKNKWIKIFAMASLIGASACTNLDEDLHSSVTDEYFQNPENLATAVAPIYASLRSFYHHENYWGFNQVSSDETLVPTRGGDWYDGGKWLQLNAHTWDATHPHLPGLWNAPYTGIARANGLLETLESFNETDDIKSTKAEVRFLRAYYYFVLMDMFGNVPLVLVSKHDGDTPASSRPELTQFIIDELEAVKDILPASPAYARVGQGAAYGLLAKIYLNAGVYLQDGSTVVAPTTAQLDKVIEYTSKVETLGYSLYSSYLETFKLGNEEGNTDYIFSITYTADDPLGNHGNSWGVHYDTYKVKGVEWAVPSKWNGFSIMTDRYESFSDDDLRKDQFYTEFESVSGDIVQHEPELPLFDANKTQGVRLMKWEPDAGAVGVSWGGWSGNDFPILRYADILLMHAEALARKGDPGTAMQIINTLRTEGGRFKSGSAIADANTHYAQLLSDGKVENELDFILMERGWELCWEGVRRQDLIRFGKYLDVWQNKQMENDPDAFELRMNDQDVEYQFWLPSQGKPSDGTKRYLFPIPPTQVATNPNLDQNTGY
- a CDS encoding BamA/TamA family outer membrane protein, with the protein product MRLFFRLCLLHLFISVITCHAQNLNERDTVYKHQITAFPYPAYAQETSWEFGVLSVFQFKMPDATFGTRPSNATFIGFYTLENQLRLKLEHTIFTKNEDWLLEGTWEHSKYPEKYYGVGSTTSNEDEQLVDWSKIDFRQQILKKLKEKMFLGLQLRYANYWDISLGPKKDGTPADITTLPGYEGGSVSGLGTTYKWDTRDLVLSPKEGFFIEGRFEVYNSIFGSDYNFNVLTLDLRKYFDLSREKEGTSVLAFQGLTKQTFGDNTPFREMALMGGLNMMRGVYEGRWRDQKMVALQSEFRQHLFWRIGMTAFIGTANVFSTYENFDSQGFKFAGGGGLRFLINKKDKASIRVDYGIGSEKSSGLYLTFGEAF